In one window of Natrinema halophilum DNA:
- a CDS encoding PaaI family thioesterase, with amino-acid sequence MDVSKLIGESEPPYYELIGFELLEADDGYARGHIPLTERNSGVNNRLISHGGLTASIADIVGYWAVSSANDFGLTPTVDLRIDYVAPALDDLYAEGTVQRNGDSTATVDVTVTADDEVVALARGQYKTSGASAETAWGL; translated from the coding sequence ATGGATGTCTCAAAATTAATAGGAGAATCCGAACCACCGTACTACGAACTGATCGGCTTCGAACTCCTCGAAGCCGATGACGGATACGCCCGCGGCCACATCCCGCTGACCGAGCGCAACTCTGGCGTGAACAACCGGTTGATCTCCCACGGGGGGCTCACCGCCTCGATCGCCGATATTGTCGGATACTGGGCTGTCTCATCTGCCAACGACTTTGGCCTGACGCCGACGGTCGATCTCCGGATCGACTATGTCGCGCCCGCACTTGATGACCTGTACGCTGAAGGAACCGTCCAGCGTAACGGGGACAGCACTGCGACGGTAGACGTCACGGTGACGGCCGACGACGAGGTCGTCGCCCTCGCACGCGGCCAATACAAGACGAGCGGGGCGTCAGCCGAGACTGCCTGGGGACTGTAA